From Tripterygium wilfordii isolate XIE 37 chromosome 16, ASM1340144v1, whole genome shotgun sequence, one genomic window encodes:
- the LOC119981412 gene encoding uncharacterized protein LOC119981412 isoform X2: MQIWSVKTVTYESLNNIVGLINGLSALLLTILPGKANILEGIHGWELRPTFRGPRLPRWMENGVSSFNQFIHELSVDSDTSSLDYSSGGDDLDEIYPASPSSQSSRASFAKRNIRCTGWIGCLFLWVLYPIKFLLGLPIRVCQLFYSGLSKGNSVSENDRPSSLGHIKRLHTLKDHVVHRTTDRRRGVVEDLHLAIEIIIETIFDVVHKAAHFVLSPLEALRILCRWLLSHNNRGTDMLDDGPYASVTTATLGEDDPVVTETKTSLRHSMNTDGRTCQDVITELGYPYEAINVITSDGYVLLLERIPRRDARKAVYLQHGVLDSSMGWVSNGVVGSPAFAAYDQGYDVFLGNFRGLVSREHVVKNISSKQYWRYSINEHGMEDIPAMIEKIHQVKTSELKISEPGLEVEVGDSQAYKLCAICHSLAGAAMLMYVITRRIEEKPHRLSRLILLSPAGFHEDSGIAFTVVEYLLLFLAPILSPFVPGFYIPTRFFRMLLNKLARDFHNYPAVGGLVQTLMGYVVGGDSSNWVGVLGLPHYNMNDMPGVSFRVAEHLAQIKHTRKFRMYDYGSEAANMEAYGSPEPLDLGENYSLIDVPVDLVAGRRDRIIRPSMVRKHYKLMKEAGVDVSFREFEYAHLDFTFSHSEELLAYVMSRLLLVDPTGKQQGSQKPVKSRKKDN; encoded by the exons GTCGGTGAAGACAGTCACTTATGAGTCTTTGAACAATATCGTGGGGCTGATAAATGGATTGTCAGCTCTTCTATTGACCATTTTGCCGGGGAAGGCTAATATTCTTGAAGGTATTCATGGCTGGGAGCTTAGACCAACTTTTCGTGGACCTCGGCTCCCACGATGGATGGAAAA TGGCGTGTCCTCTTTCAACCAATTCATTCATGAGCTTTCCGTGGATTCTGATACTTCAAGTCTTGATTACTCGTCTGGAGGAGATGATCTCGATGAAATATATCCCGCTTCACCATCTTCTCAAAGTTCTCGTGCCTCTTTTGCAAAGCGTAATATACGTTGCACCGGATGGATTGGTTGCTTATTTTTGTGGGTTCTGTATCCTATAAAGTTTCTGCTTGGGTTACCGATTCGTGTTTGCCAATTATTTTATAGTGGGTTGTCAAAGGGCAATTCTGTTTCAGAGAATGACCGGCCTTCAAGTCTAGGCCATATTAAGAGATTGCATACCCTTAAGGATCATGTTGTTCACCGCACCACTGACAGGAGACGTGGTGTCGTTGAG GATCTTCATTTAGCAATCGAGATAATCATAGAAACTATATTTGATGTGGTTCACAAGGCAGCACATTTTGTTCTTTCTCCATTAGAAGCTTTAAGAATACTCTGTAGATGGCTATTATCCCACAACAATCGGGGTACAGATATGCTTGATGATGGTCCATATGCCTCTGTTACCACAGCTACACTAGGAGAGGATGATCCAGTTGTTACAGAGACGAAAACTTCTTTGCGTCACTCCATGAATACAGATGGGCGGACGTGCCAGGATGTTATAACAGAGCTAGG GTATCCATATGAAGCTATAAATGTGATCACTTCTGATGGATATGTTCTTCTTTTGGAAAGAATACCTAG GCGTGATGCTCGGAAGGCCGTTTATTTGCAGCATGGAGTTTTGGATTCGTCCATGGG TTGGGTTTCTAATGGGGTGGTTGGTTCTCCAGCATTTGCAGCCTACGATCAAG GGTATGATGTTTTTCTTGGGAATTTCCGTGGCTTGGTGTCTAGGGAGCATGTTGtcaaaaatatttcatcaaaACA GTATTGGCGATACTCGATCAATGAGCATGGGATGGAGGATATCCCAGCAATGATAGAGAAGATACACCAAGTCAAAACTTCTGAGCTGAAAATTAGCGAGCCTGGTCTGGAGGTAGAAGTTGGTGACAGTCAGGCTTACAAATTGTGTGCAATATGTCATAGCTTGGCAGGAGCTGCTATGCTGATGTATGTCATAACGCGCCGGATTGAAGAAAAGCCCCACAGGCTCTCAAGATTGATTTTATTATCTCCAGCTGGCTTCCATGAAGATTCCGGAATAGCTTTTACGGTAGTTGAGTATTTGCTTCTTTTCTTGGCTCCTATTCTTTCTCCGTTTGTGCCAGGCTTCTACATTCCGACTAGATTCTTCCGTATGCTTCTGAACAAGTTGGCTCGGGACTTCCATAACTACCCTGCGGTTGGTGGACTTGTTCAAACTCTAATGGGTTACGTTGTCGGCGGGGACAGTTCAAATTGGGTAGGGGTGTTGGGTTTACCGCACTATAACATGAACGATATGCCAGGAGTTTCATTCCGAGTGGCTGAACACCTTGCACAGATAAAGCACACTCGCAAATTCAGAATGTACGACTACGGGAGTGAAGCTGCAAACATGGAGGCTTATGGATCACCAGAGCCATTGGACTTAGGTGAGAATTACAGTCTCATTGATGTGCCAGTTGATTTGGTGGCGGGACGAAGGGACAGGATAATCCGACCCTCCATGGTAAGGAAGCACTATAAGTTGATGAAGGAAGCAGGTGTGGATGTATCGTTCAGGGAGTTTGAGTATGCCCACTTGGACTTCACTTTCTCCCATAGTGAAGAACTCTTGGCCTATGTGATGTCGCGCTTGCTGCTCGTGGATCCTACCGGGAAGCAGCAAGGTAGTCAGAAGCCGGTGAAGTCGAGAAAAAAGGACAATTAA
- the LOC119981412 gene encoding uncharacterized protein LOC119981412 isoform X1, whose product MIQRLVDNILAVTKESVKTVTYESLNNIVGLINGLSALLLTILPGKANILEGIHGWELRPTFRGPRLPRWMENGVSSFNQFIHELSVDSDTSSLDYSSGGDDLDEIYPASPSSQSSRASFAKRNIRCTGWIGCLFLWVLYPIKFLLGLPIRVCQLFYSGLSKGNSVSENDRPSSLGHIKRLHTLKDHVVHRTTDRRRGVVEDLHLAIEIIIETIFDVVHKAAHFVLSPLEALRILCRWLLSHNNRGTDMLDDGPYASVTTATLGEDDPVVTETKTSLRHSMNTDGRTCQDVITELGYPYEAINVITSDGYVLLLERIPRRDARKAVYLQHGVLDSSMGWVSNGVVGSPAFAAYDQGYDVFLGNFRGLVSREHVVKNISSKQYWRYSINEHGMEDIPAMIEKIHQVKTSELKISEPGLEVEVGDSQAYKLCAICHSLAGAAMLMYVITRRIEEKPHRLSRLILLSPAGFHEDSGIAFTVVEYLLLFLAPILSPFVPGFYIPTRFFRMLLNKLARDFHNYPAVGGLVQTLMGYVVGGDSSNWVGVLGLPHYNMNDMPGVSFRVAEHLAQIKHTRKFRMYDYGSEAANMEAYGSPEPLDLGENYSLIDVPVDLVAGRRDRIIRPSMVRKHYKLMKEAGVDVSFREFEYAHLDFTFSHSEELLAYVMSRLLLVDPTGKQQGSQKPVKSRKKDN is encoded by the exons GTCGGTGAAGACAGTCACTTATGAGTCTTTGAACAATATCGTGGGGCTGATAAATGGATTGTCAGCTCTTCTATTGACCATTTTGCCGGGGAAGGCTAATATTCTTGAAGGTATTCATGGCTGGGAGCTTAGACCAACTTTTCGTGGACCTCGGCTCCCACGATGGATGGAAAA TGGCGTGTCCTCTTTCAACCAATTCATTCATGAGCTTTCCGTGGATTCTGATACTTCAAGTCTTGATTACTCGTCTGGAGGAGATGATCTCGATGAAATATATCCCGCTTCACCATCTTCTCAAAGTTCTCGTGCCTCTTTTGCAAAGCGTAATATACGTTGCACCGGATGGATTGGTTGCTTATTTTTGTGGGTTCTGTATCCTATAAAGTTTCTGCTTGGGTTACCGATTCGTGTTTGCCAATTATTTTATAGTGGGTTGTCAAAGGGCAATTCTGTTTCAGAGAATGACCGGCCTTCAAGTCTAGGCCATATTAAGAGATTGCATACCCTTAAGGATCATGTTGTTCACCGCACCACTGACAGGAGACGTGGTGTCGTTGAG GATCTTCATTTAGCAATCGAGATAATCATAGAAACTATATTTGATGTGGTTCACAAGGCAGCACATTTTGTTCTTTCTCCATTAGAAGCTTTAAGAATACTCTGTAGATGGCTATTATCCCACAACAATCGGGGTACAGATATGCTTGATGATGGTCCATATGCCTCTGTTACCACAGCTACACTAGGAGAGGATGATCCAGTTGTTACAGAGACGAAAACTTCTTTGCGTCACTCCATGAATACAGATGGGCGGACGTGCCAGGATGTTATAACAGAGCTAGG GTATCCATATGAAGCTATAAATGTGATCACTTCTGATGGATATGTTCTTCTTTTGGAAAGAATACCTAG GCGTGATGCTCGGAAGGCCGTTTATTTGCAGCATGGAGTTTTGGATTCGTCCATGGG TTGGGTTTCTAATGGGGTGGTTGGTTCTCCAGCATTTGCAGCCTACGATCAAG GGTATGATGTTTTTCTTGGGAATTTCCGTGGCTTGGTGTCTAGGGAGCATGTTGtcaaaaatatttcatcaaaACA GTATTGGCGATACTCGATCAATGAGCATGGGATGGAGGATATCCCAGCAATGATAGAGAAGATACACCAAGTCAAAACTTCTGAGCTGAAAATTAGCGAGCCTGGTCTGGAGGTAGAAGTTGGTGACAGTCAGGCTTACAAATTGTGTGCAATATGTCATAGCTTGGCAGGAGCTGCTATGCTGATGTATGTCATAACGCGCCGGATTGAAGAAAAGCCCCACAGGCTCTCAAGATTGATTTTATTATCTCCAGCTGGCTTCCATGAAGATTCCGGAATAGCTTTTACGGTAGTTGAGTATTTGCTTCTTTTCTTGGCTCCTATTCTTTCTCCGTTTGTGCCAGGCTTCTACATTCCGACTAGATTCTTCCGTATGCTTCTGAACAAGTTGGCTCGGGACTTCCATAACTACCCTGCGGTTGGTGGACTTGTTCAAACTCTAATGGGTTACGTTGTCGGCGGGGACAGTTCAAATTGGGTAGGGGTGTTGGGTTTACCGCACTATAACATGAACGATATGCCAGGAGTTTCATTCCGAGTGGCTGAACACCTTGCACAGATAAAGCACACTCGCAAATTCAGAATGTACGACTACGGGAGTGAAGCTGCAAACATGGAGGCTTATGGATCACCAGAGCCATTGGACTTAGGTGAGAATTACAGTCTCATTGATGTGCCAGTTGATTTGGTGGCGGGACGAAGGGACAGGATAATCCGACCCTCCATGGTAAGGAAGCACTATAAGTTGATGAAGGAAGCAGGTGTGGATGTATCGTTCAGGGAGTTTGAGTATGCCCACTTGGACTTCACTTTCTCCCATAGTGAAGAACTCTTGGCCTATGTGATGTCGCGCTTGCTGCTCGTGGATCCTACCGGGAAGCAGCAAGGTAGTCAGAAGCCGGTGAAGTCGAGAAAAAAGGACAATTAA
- the LOC119981412 gene encoding lipase member M-like isoform X3, with translation MENGVSSFNQFIHELSVDSDTSSLDYSSGGDDLDEIYPASPSSQSSRASFAKRNIRCTGWIGCLFLWVLYPIKFLLGLPIRVCQLFYSGLSKGNSVSENDRPSSLGHIKRLHTLKDHVVHRTTDRRRGVVEDLHLAIEIIIETIFDVVHKAAHFVLSPLEALRILCRWLLSHNNRGTDMLDDGPYASVTTATLGEDDPVVTETKTSLRHSMNTDGRTCQDVITELGYPYEAINVITSDGYVLLLERIPRRDARKAVYLQHGVLDSSMGWVSNGVVGSPAFAAYDQGYDVFLGNFRGLVSREHVVKNISSKQYWRYSINEHGMEDIPAMIEKIHQVKTSELKISEPGLEVEVGDSQAYKLCAICHSLAGAAMLMYVITRRIEEKPHRLSRLILLSPAGFHEDSGIAFTVVEYLLLFLAPILSPFVPGFYIPTRFFRMLLNKLARDFHNYPAVGGLVQTLMGYVVGGDSSNWVGVLGLPHYNMNDMPGVSFRVAEHLAQIKHTRKFRMYDYGSEAANMEAYGSPEPLDLGENYSLIDVPVDLVAGRRDRIIRPSMVRKHYKLMKEAGVDVSFREFEYAHLDFTFSHSEELLAYVMSRLLLVDPTGKQQGSQKPVKSRKKDN, from the exons ATGGAAAA TGGCGTGTCCTCTTTCAACCAATTCATTCATGAGCTTTCCGTGGATTCTGATACTTCAAGTCTTGATTACTCGTCTGGAGGAGATGATCTCGATGAAATATATCCCGCTTCACCATCTTCTCAAAGTTCTCGTGCCTCTTTTGCAAAGCGTAATATACGTTGCACCGGATGGATTGGTTGCTTATTTTTGTGGGTTCTGTATCCTATAAAGTTTCTGCTTGGGTTACCGATTCGTGTTTGCCAATTATTTTATAGTGGGTTGTCAAAGGGCAATTCTGTTTCAGAGAATGACCGGCCTTCAAGTCTAGGCCATATTAAGAGATTGCATACCCTTAAGGATCATGTTGTTCACCGCACCACTGACAGGAGACGTGGTGTCGTTGAG GATCTTCATTTAGCAATCGAGATAATCATAGAAACTATATTTGATGTGGTTCACAAGGCAGCACATTTTGTTCTTTCTCCATTAGAAGCTTTAAGAATACTCTGTAGATGGCTATTATCCCACAACAATCGGGGTACAGATATGCTTGATGATGGTCCATATGCCTCTGTTACCACAGCTACACTAGGAGAGGATGATCCAGTTGTTACAGAGACGAAAACTTCTTTGCGTCACTCCATGAATACAGATGGGCGGACGTGCCAGGATGTTATAACAGAGCTAGG GTATCCATATGAAGCTATAAATGTGATCACTTCTGATGGATATGTTCTTCTTTTGGAAAGAATACCTAG GCGTGATGCTCGGAAGGCCGTTTATTTGCAGCATGGAGTTTTGGATTCGTCCATGGG TTGGGTTTCTAATGGGGTGGTTGGTTCTCCAGCATTTGCAGCCTACGATCAAG GGTATGATGTTTTTCTTGGGAATTTCCGTGGCTTGGTGTCTAGGGAGCATGTTGtcaaaaatatttcatcaaaACA GTATTGGCGATACTCGATCAATGAGCATGGGATGGAGGATATCCCAGCAATGATAGAGAAGATACACCAAGTCAAAACTTCTGAGCTGAAAATTAGCGAGCCTGGTCTGGAGGTAGAAGTTGGTGACAGTCAGGCTTACAAATTGTGTGCAATATGTCATAGCTTGGCAGGAGCTGCTATGCTGATGTATGTCATAACGCGCCGGATTGAAGAAAAGCCCCACAGGCTCTCAAGATTGATTTTATTATCTCCAGCTGGCTTCCATGAAGATTCCGGAATAGCTTTTACGGTAGTTGAGTATTTGCTTCTTTTCTTGGCTCCTATTCTTTCTCCGTTTGTGCCAGGCTTCTACATTCCGACTAGATTCTTCCGTATGCTTCTGAACAAGTTGGCTCGGGACTTCCATAACTACCCTGCGGTTGGTGGACTTGTTCAAACTCTAATGGGTTACGTTGTCGGCGGGGACAGTTCAAATTGGGTAGGGGTGTTGGGTTTACCGCACTATAACATGAACGATATGCCAGGAGTTTCATTCCGAGTGGCTGAACACCTTGCACAGATAAAGCACACTCGCAAATTCAGAATGTACGACTACGGGAGTGAAGCTGCAAACATGGAGGCTTATGGATCACCAGAGCCATTGGACTTAGGTGAGAATTACAGTCTCATTGATGTGCCAGTTGATTTGGTGGCGGGACGAAGGGACAGGATAATCCGACCCTCCATGGTAAGGAAGCACTATAAGTTGATGAAGGAAGCAGGTGTGGATGTATCGTTCAGGGAGTTTGAGTATGCCCACTTGGACTTCACTTTCTCCCATAGTGAAGAACTCTTGGCCTATGTGATGTCGCGCTTGCTGCTCGTGGATCCTACCGGGAAGCAGCAAGGTAGTCAGAAGCCGGTGAAGTCGAGAAAAAAGGACAATTAA